The Pirellulales bacterium genomic interval GAAGCTGCCGTCCTTTTCCAATTTCCATTGATGTTCTTTGTTCGGTTTGTCTTTGCTGTCGGCGTCTTTGGCCACCACCGCCCGGGCGCCGGAGTAGCCGGAATCTGATTCTGGCGCAAGCACCCAGTGCGAGTTGGCGTTGACCAACTTCACATACGCGGGGGCTAGCACATAGACGATGCGCCACAGCTGGCTTTTGGCGGTATTGCTGGCGCCTTGCTGGACAATTTTTCCCGCGTCGTCGACATCCAGCACCAGCCCGCTCGATTTAGAATTAATGCGCACGCCCTTATCGCTGGCCTGATTGGCTTGTTCCCAGGACCATTGCTGATTGTCGTTTTGATCTCCGGCTCCTTTAGCATCCCACAGAATGATGCTGGCGCCGGCATCGGTAGACCAACCATTCACATCCAGCGCCAGGCCGTTGGCGCGATTCACCAATTGGTAGAAATCGCCATTTTTTTCCAGCTTCCATTGCTGCGCGTGGCTGCCTTTGGCTTCGGCGGCAATGACCGCTTGGTCGCTGGCGGCGTCGCTCTCGTGTTCCAAGGCGAGAAGTTTGCCGGTCGCTACGTTGATAATTTTCACGTAGCCGGCATCGTCGGGTTTGCTGTCGGCAGCATATGTTTGGGCAGCGGATAGCAATAGGACAGCACCCATCGCGACGAGGGCCATTTGAAACCGCGACATGAGACATCTCCCGAGGGCGTAAAGTGGAGGAGTGAAAAGCGTGTTGCCGGCAGGTAAAAAAACTTATGCAGAGCGCTTACTGCCAACGAACAGAATGTATTTGCTGGCGCAGCGGTTGTCAAATCCTGGCCCGAAACCTCCAATGAATCCAGTGCTGCTTCCCGAGATAAGAAATGTCGACGTTGTAGATGAAGTGTGATAGGCTTAACAATGCCCACTGTTTTTACGTGTTTGACCCTATAGTTTTGTGTTCTTTAGTTCCGATCGTGGAGAACCCCCGCACATTCACGTAAAGCGTGACCGGCAAATCGCAAAGTTTTGGCTGGAACCTGTCCAAGTTGCAAAAAATCATGGATTCGCAGAACACGAGTTGCACCCAATCGAACAACTTGTCAGGCAGCATCGCGAACATTTATTGAAGGCATGGCATGACCACTTTAGTGCTTGAGCACGATCCTGTCGCGATAAAAGTTTTAGTGACCGCCGATCGTTTAATCGTGGAGCTAGCGGATGGGCGCAGCTTAAGCGTCCCGCTGGAGTGGTATCCGCGTTTGTTGAATGGCCTGCCTGCTGAGCGTCAAAACTGGCAAATGCTGGGCAATGGTTATGCGATGGAATGGCCAGACTTAGACGAGCACATTGGCGTGGAAGGTTTACTCGCTGGCCGCCGCAGCGGAGAGAGTGTGGAATCGATCAACCGCTGGTTGGCAACGCGAAGTAAATAAATTCGTGATGCCTGTGCAGGTCGCCGCTTTTTACGCCGCTTCGGTGGCGGAGTCGGGGGGAGATTGGGCAGCGGTGGGCGAAGCGGCGGGAGCATCCCGGTTGGCACGCTGCAGTGCGGCCTGGCTGATTTCACCGGTCTCGCTCACATCGTCAAAGCGCACCGAAACGCGCTTGCTGACGCCGCTTTCTTGCATGGTGACGCCGTACAGCGTGTTGGCGAAGGCCATCGTTTTTTTCGAGTGCGAAACCACGACGAACTGCGTCCACTGCAAAAATTCGCGCAGCACGTTCACAAAGCGCTCGATGTTGGCTTCGTCCAGCGCCGCATCGACTTCGTCCAGCACGCAGAAGGGGCTGGGGCGGCTGCGGAAAATCGCCAACAACAGCGCCACGCAGGTGAGCGTTTTTTCTCCGCCGGAAAGGAGCGAAATATTGCGCGGCTCCTTGCCGGGGGGCCGAGCGACAATTTCGATCCCGCTTTCCAAAATGTCCACCCCTTCGTCCAGGATGATGTCGGCCTGTCCGCCGCCGAACAGCTTGCGGAACAATTGCTGGAAGTGGCCTTTCACGGTTTCCAAGGTTTCGGCAAACAGCCGGCGGCTGTCGGCGTTGATGCGGTGAATGATTTGCTCCAGCGCCCCTTTGGCCTTCGATAAATCTTCATGCTGGGCGGCCAGCGATAGATAGCGCGCTTCCATTTCGTCCACTTCGGAAAGCGAATCCAAATTCACGCCGCCAATGTTCGTCAGCTTGCGGCGCAAGTCGGCAATTTCGGCTTCCACTTGTTCGCGCTGGTGCTGCTCTTCGGGCGTCGGCTGGTGCGATAATTCGGCCAGCTCGATGCCGTAATCTTCGCGCAGCCGGCTTTCCAACGTGGTGCGCTCGTGGCGAATTTCGCCGGCAGCCAGGTCCTGGGCGTGCAATTGCTCTTCCAGCTTGCGGATGGCGCTGCGGCGGCGTTGGGCTTCCTGTGCATGGGCAGCGCGATCGAGCCGGAACTGCTCGCGCTGGGCGGTGTGGCTGGCGACTTCGGCCGTCAAAGCTTCTCGATGTAAAAACAATTCGGCCAGTTCCGCTTCGGCTGTCAGAATATT includes:
- a CDS encoding DUF2442 domain-containing protein yields the protein MTTLVLEHDPVAIKVLVTADRLIVELADGRSLSVPLEWYPRLLNGLPAERQNWQMLGNGYAMEWPDLDEHIGVEGLLAGRRSGESVESINRWLATRSK
- a CDS encoding RICIN domain-containing protein; amino-acid sequence: MSRFQMALVAMGAVLLLSAAQTYAADSKPDDAGYVKIINVATGKLLALEHESDAASDQAVIAAEAKGSHAQQWKLEKNGDFYQLVNRANGLALDVNGWSTDAGASIILWDAKGAGDQNDNQQWSWEQANQASDKGVRINSKSSGLVLDVDDAGKIVQQGASNTAKSQLWRIVYVLAPAYVKLVNANSHWVLAPESDSGYSGARAVVAKDADSKDKPNKEHQWKLEKDGSFYKIVQRPTGLVLDVSGDSSDEDGAIILYDDKSAADGNDNQRWSWEGGPATADKPRRLKSKSSGLVLDVDDEGNIVQRSPSEKSKGQMWLMVEVKE